GATTAATTCTGCAAGGCCTCTGGATTTTAGTTCAATCCGCTTCAGGTTAAATTACTATAGGGGAGATGGTACGTAGAGATGAACTGTTCCGTTTTATTTTGCCTTCCACCGGGCTAAGTTTTCGTTATTATGCTCTGTTGACCTTTCTTTGCCAACGGTACCAAAAAGGCTGTTCCGTTTTGAATTCTTATTCGCTTTGATAGGACATGATGGTGAACCATACTGCTGGAGAGAATAAAAATCTTGAGTCAATTATCTATGGATCTTTTAGATCTGTGCTGAGAGCAGAGACACGAGCAAGTTGACTGCCACTGGGTCAGAAGAAAAAAGTATAACTGATGAATTAATGTACTAGTATGAATTATCTCTTGGTTCAGGAGCTACAGGGTGAGGGATAGCACTATAGCCTGTAGACTCATGAAAAGGACATGAGCTGGGTGTAACAATCAAGAGTATTTTCATACAACTTTTTTTAGGCTAGTAGTATTTTTGTTCTcctcacttttttcatttttgtcctccaatttatttttttctcattattttcttctcctgttaactaatatttaatgaaatactAACGTGATATTCTCTCCACTGTCACATTAgtatttctattaaatattgAATGTAAATTTAaccaatgacaaaaaaaattaaatattaaatagtgaAAGGATTAAAtttgagggaaaaaaaaagaaagaaagagacgaACTTTGTAAAATTGAGAAAATAGGGCAAAATACGaacttaagtttttttaatataaataagagaaataaaagtaaaagaaaaacgtGAAATAAAATGTGCCATTTGATAGAAAaccataaagaaaaaaaattaaattgtataattttatcatatgaaTAATCTTTATGTACAATTGTGCACCAGACGTATGTTTTTACATACACgtatttaaaactatttttcaaatatattttacatatttcatACCGGGTATGATTCTCCCaatattatctatttatttattaatatttaaaacgatttttcatattttttctcatCAAAAGGTCAcgcttagtttttttttgtttattttaattactaattatatttttgtttattatttagtattttaagagtttaataCAGAAATCTTTTggtaaaacattttataaaaaatgaaaagcatTAAGGAATCAAATagaaaatttatgaattttaagggataaaatttatgaattttaagaGATAAAACTTAAACTTATTAGTAATAATTTCATTTCTGCATTTGAGTTTACAAAGTTTTATTCTATAAATACCTTTCTcacaaaagacataaaaaggatgatttatatgatttttattactttattttaaataataaatgagaaaagtatatattttaacaTTCATTATCTGCGTCTTATTAAAACTGGGACAGAGTTAAAGTGtgatatttttatgtataatgATAGCACTAGCTAGTAGtattaatagtaaaattaataaataaataattttttaaaagagaatgccaatttctcttttattatcATTGTATTCATGTGAATCATTTGAGCATTGAATGCTAAAGAAAATAACTGAAAGACATGATAATATAATAAGTGATATGTTCTTGTAATGAGTTAAATGTGTTATTTGTTGGGTTATTATTATCTTGTTATCCTTAGTTAGCTTCCTTATTTACTGTACATcttatataaataaagttgaaaaaatataaataaacaaacttCCACTTACTCTTTCATCTTGAGGTATTTATCCTCCCCGGTATTAAACAATTCCAGTAAGATAGATACATAAAAGAGTGAagtctgttaaaaaaaaattaatcatttcacTCATCTGCATGCATCTCTCTCTCATTTGAACTCTCCTGTATCGGAAAGGATCTATTTTCTTCATCTCATctctacacatttttttttttatttctcttacttTTTTCCATTGCATTACTTATCACTTCTAACTtctcttttagttttatttctctcttctttccatTTCAATCCACGCTAAATATGACAGACATTTATCACAATTCATGACTCAGTGAGGTTACAAGATAAAGGAATTTTTAACTAGAGTTTTGACTTTGGAATACCCTGAATGATATAAACAACCCATTGACattttcttcctctctcttCTTCTATTGAGATAGTGCCTTTTTTTTAGTGTACCTCTATTGTGAGTTGTCTGCTAACcatgaatatttttctttttcttttcaaaaaatagGAAAGGAAGAACTTTCCCTTTCTTGGTCATCATACGTGCAACTTTCTGCGTTCCACAGTTGCGCTAAAAACTGTCATTTAAACTCAGATGCTTCGATTAATTATTGTCAGCATGTTCTTAAGGAAGTCAAGTAAACTTTTCCCGAGGATGCAGTCGCATAACTCTTTCGTCAGCTCATTCTTTCTCATTCATTGACCGAGGGAAGCTTAGTTCCTGAAATTCTCTTGAAAAACAGCTGTACCTTAGCTTAGTTGGGTTATTATCCAGAATATATTTACGGAATTAAAACGGTTTTTCCATCCTGAAATGTCCTTTCCAGTTTCCACGACAAAAGTGTACTTGTGTTCAGCTTGTTAAAGTTCTTTTACGGTTCCTAGCAAAAAAAagggtttttcatttttactagAAAGATATACCCTATTGTTCGGGTCATCACACATCCTTTCTATAATTGGGATACATATAAACATATTAGTAGTTAtgcttttgttattttgtttgaaaGTGAGAATGTTACAGTTGCTAGAGGGTATTTATACAAGGATATATactgattttaatttatgtgtaGGCGGGTTAGAGGTCTATTCAACATTGTGTTTTACACATTCTGATTCGAAGCCTGTATATCACTTTGGAAAAATCTAATAAAGGTTCACCCTATTTTGAGGTGAATCGAAGTTCATGGGAAAGAGAGTaaataggaagaaaaaagaaaaaataaagagagatgaaatgatagatataataaataatgtgacaaaaaagataataaaaataagatggaTGAGAGGAAAACATCCTCTCTGAAATTGTCATTGGATGAAATTCTAAccctttaataaattttagtagtataatatatttttattataaagtagAGATTTAAAAGAATTGACAGATTTTAACACTTGAGAAtctcaaattaatttgtttttccaCTTTAGAGAATTTTTATAGCAAGGGTACTTTAATTGTTTGGTTGATCATCATTCAATGAGAGGTGCATCCAAACACACTTATATCCGACCATCAAACTTGTCGTCCCAGGAATTACTAGTAACCTAGTATGTGTTGCCCATTAGCCCCATATTAGATTGTCAAGATAATGATTTCACTGGGTACGTGATGAGATCTTCGGCCATGCTGTCTACAGGTCTTTTTTGTATGCGGCCATAAAATTTGTGGTGCCTACCCTGCCTGCATATATCTATGACAAATCTATGGTTTATTGGAATTCCCTGGTCACCATGTATAGCTTTTACGGGTGGCCATTCCTTTTAAAAGTTGGATTTCACGTATCTGGCTAGGGCAATATAATAATGCGAACTCTCATTGCCTTCatcaaggagagaaaaaaaaaatagaaacgcTGCAAATCTTTCTGTTAATTATTCTACTTTTGTAGTTTTTCCCTGGACCAGTGGACCTTTTCGTCCATTTAGTCACATGCAATATGTCTTTGTGTTTTTTGGTTACATGATATTATCGTGGTTTTTTTGCTATAACATATTATCAGGGTTGTGCTTTGATATTTTTTGGTTGTGTGGTATACTCGGGATAGTTGATATACGCGGGGGGTGGGGGGGGATATATATGTTTTGCACTTTTTTGACTTCTTATAGTTTCTGTACAGCTTGTACAGAtaagttgtaaattttttcctttatgattaatGTAAGTTCTACTTTgccttttaaagaaaattatcgTGGTTTTCGTGTTCCTTATTATTATCTTATAGAATTCTAATTTATTTCTCTTGGTGTAGTATAGTTCTAATATTTTCACTGGCTCGGTATAAGAAAAGGTTGCATTAAGTATAAAAACTAATCAAATTATCATTTCGCGGTCGGTTTCACTATATTATGATGAATAGTGGTTGAGTCTTCCCctggaaaaagaaaatacaagttactGGAGGTTCTTCCTTTCTGGAACATGCCCACTTTTTGTTATATATCCAtgcatttttaataataatatatctgATTTGATATGACTATATAtaattcactttttatttatctGAATACAATTAATTcatacttttataataaaaactacaaacttaaaattaaaagtgcatGCTGGTAACTATTTATTGGTCGTTGAAGTCCCCGTTATGCTTGTCACATCTTCCTGATCTTATCGTGTGTCTACCCTCAGATAATTCTTGTTGGTGTTGGATTTAAATCATCAACACTTCATATCGCAATTTCTACCCATCAATAAAAAGCTGACATGTGTGCAATGATGACATGAATTTTTACTTCAATTCACAGACTATCCCTAGTAAATCCCTAATGCAAATtgcatgagaaaaaaaaaaaaacagaaactgaCAGTGCACTCACTATCTTTCGGTTATGTTAATCTTCATCGTCTTCTTCACTCTCTGTCGCGCGGCTTCTGGGggcttcttctccgacaacacCACGGCAGCAAAAGAAATTGACGGCACACGTCTTCCTCGTCTTGTTCACTCTACCGCGTGCTTCTTCTCCGGCAACACCACGGTGGCATGGTGAGGGTTCTTCTCTGGAACGTCCCCTTCTCCAGCGAGTGGttgttgtgtttcttggttttcTTTCTTCGAAAAGAACTCCAACCTTCCCCTGCGTCCTTCTCTGCTGGCAACCCCACAGCGGCACGACACTCCTCCGATCTTCTTAGGAGCATCCCATTTCTTCGACTGCCGCTCTGCAGAGATGTCATGCCAGACAACGTCATATGCTTCACTAATTCAAAGACCCTTCTCTGAAGATCAATTATTGGAAGCTTTTTAGCTTTAGGTTCATGTTGTTGTGAATTAATGAAGTTAATGGAACTTGGGTGATTGTTTGTTTTACTGTTAGTGTGATAAGATGCATAATAATACTATGAAATAACCTTAGTGTAGGGAAGGCTACCACTGTAGGAGCTGAAACTGGAGATTGCTGTGTGAATATTAGTAACATTAGTAATTTTGCAAGGTGATGGTTTGGTAGTCGCACTGGGTTCATTTTGGGTGTGtttaataagaacaaaaaaataggtAACAAATAGAGGGAATGTGAAtaggaaagataaaaataggtgAATAATAataggtaaaaaataaaatgaattttgatgagtttggtttaagaaaaatagaaaagaaatatgaaagatagaaatacaaaagagaaaaaaaaatcctttgttaatagattttttaaagtaatgatCTAATGTGAAAATCGATTAtgcttttttaaaattgatttttatatgtGTGTGGcaattttaaatcacttgtAAATCTACTATTTCAAACAACAAAGAACGTCATAAATATGCAATTTATGCCGGTTTTGATcccaaagaaaataataaaatttgctaTGTGTCATCCATTGTCCATTATTATGCAGTTGAATAATCAGTACACCTTTTTATATTTCTCTCCACCTATTTTCATACAACcaatctcacttttttaattttacttttttcttctctctcttccctaTTTTCTCACAATTTTTACTTTACCAAAcaaaacatttataaaatataccAACATAAAGtgaacattgattttttttctttctagaatTTTTCTGGTATATAATAATTACATTGAAGTTTGTATCTTATGCATGCTATACCCCAATCCTCACCATTAGGCCTACCTAGTGgatatctttaatttaatttatatgtttttaaaagtgtaaattttttaaacaattattttataatacatgTATTTTGcgtaacaaatttattaatttttataataattattttaaaggcatcttaaatatgatttttaattagttaataatataaaaatatttatataataataaatgtcaATTAAGCTTTTTTTCCTACTTAATGGAGAGCAAGTTTGTTTAATAGGCCAATCAAATTTTATTGCACCGTCAcagtgtaaataaaaaaaattattaatattttaacgaAGAATTATTAccgaattttctttttcatttcattctcatctcattttctctattttttttttctttttctgtgacATCATTTATTACATTGACACTTTCTCTCTTTAccgttttttcttttcttcgtgTCTCTCTTCCCACTACCTCAATCAATCCCAAATATCCCATTTTGGGGTAGATGATAATCAATACCCTATCTTAATCATCATCTATAGCTAAGAAAAATCATGCTATTTTCTTTTACAGATAAGGAAAATGATTTTACTcttctgaaaatgaagatactgtattttaaaaaataaagtgtaaTAATAATTAACTACCAAAAAAGgtacaataaaattattaattaaaaaattaatacttaaaATTGTCATTAATATTACTTCCAATTGtgggtgtattttttttcttttgagtgCATCTCTAACTTAAAAAAGGATATGAAAAAGGCCAGCATTTTTTCACGCGAAGTAATCTATCCATTCTTTTTAGAgggaataggcaatttagtccctaaaattatacccattttgcatattactccctaacttaatattaaattcaaaatagtctctatctttaCATAAGTGTTACAAAATAGTCTttctgttaaattttaaaataacgcCATTAgtaaggtcaattttagtgtcatGTGGACTATCCAAtgtggcactaaaggatgacgtgaCATGACACATGGATGTGTCTCTTAAAAGatgtcacgtcatttgatgataacaaaacaaataaatagacAATTTAGTCCCCGACTTTGTACCCctattgcatattagtccctaacttaatgaaaaatttaaaataatcctTATCTTTTGCATAAATGTTGCAAAATAATCCCTAACTTAAAATATGTCAGAAATCATGCTTAAAGTGTCTATACATTGCAAAGGTTGTGCCTAACACAATTTCTGACAGTGCAGATTTCTCTTTGGATTTcttgtcatcttttgattcctctgattttttctcttcttctttcttttcttcttcatttgcttttttctcctccactttgttttcctctggttttttctcttcctattcaaaacacaaaaaaaaaaaatcagaacccGAAATGatacattgaagaaaaaaaaaagaggaaaagagaatGGTTATGCAGACCTCGTCCATTGGTGTTGACGACTACAAAGATAAGGTTATTGTTAtggatttttggttctttttatttgtgcaagtgTGTATGGGTTCTTTTTGGTATATATGCCTCAATTGGTTCAGAACCATCAAATTTGAAGAAGCCACTCattctatcatcatcaaatgacgtgacactaaaattgacctcactaacaacattactttaaaatttaacggaaggactattttgcaatacttatgcaaaagatatggactattttgaatttttcattaagttagggactaatatgcaacaggggtacaaagttagggactaaattgcctatttactcgttttgttatcatcaaatgacgttgCATCTTTTAAGGGACACGTCCGCGTGTCGTaccacgtcatcctttagtaCCACGTTGAATAGTtcacgtggcactaaaattaaCCTCACTAACgacgttactttaaaatttaatggaaggactattttgcaacacttatacaaagatagagactatcttgaatttaatattaagttaggaACTAATATGTAAAATGAGACTAAATTGTCTATTCACTCTTTTTTTAAGGgaaatattttctttctgtttgGTGAGTAATTTATTTACTACTTTTctgagtaaaatatttttttctgttttcaacACAATCTTGGGTGTCACCTGCATGGCAGTGAGGCTATATGTGCCTTATAAAGCTTACACGAGGATTCTACCACCTTCTCTTTATTTCTTCTCTCACTTTGTTATTTCTTTACTATTTGATTCTGCAGATTGCCCACTTACTGCGTGCCCACATTGTCTGACTTATAAGCCCTTTGCCCCTAACCCAGCTGGAAATTGACAAACTAAGTCAGAAGCGTCCTTAGCTGGCCCTTTTGAACTTGCTCCTGTAATTTTCACTATTCTATTAAGTCTTCGCATCAGATGAACAGCCCTTACTTCTCGAGTTTTTCTATATACTACCTTTGCTCTGCTTTGTTTGTATTCAATTTCCATTAATGTAACAACCTCAGACACGCTGGTAATTCCCATTTGCATATATAAACTAATGAATGTGAAAATGATTTCCTACTCAACTGCCCACCCTGTTGACCCCTTCTTGTTGCCTTCTGTAATTTCGTGGATTCTGTTTTCTCCTTTGTTGtctatatttcattttaattttcagtaattagaaaattttctttctgGCAACGACACACTTGTTTTGCTGTCTTTCACTGATGTTATACTTTTATTAGAGGTTGAATAGGGGATGATTTGTGATTTTGATATTTGCAGGGGAGGAAGTTTGGCTACTTACTACGATATTGATTCTCAACACCAATGGTTGGATTCCAGAGTGACCATATGCCTGGGAACAAGTGCAATGGTAATTCTAATAGTTTTCCGGTTCCGGATCGTCATGAACGACTTATGAGAGGAAGAGAGCTAAGAAAAAGCAGCAGGGCATCTCCTGATAGTAATAGTATTAGTAATGTGGGTAGTGAAATTTTTGAGCATGACCTGCGCTTAAGAGAAGATAATAACTCTGCTGCTCCCATTGTTGAACGATACCTGGAAGGAGTGGCAGCAGCTGCAGCAGCAGCTCGGGGAGAAAGGAAAGATGGGAGACCTTTCAGACAACGGCTTTTGGTGGTGGCCAACAGGCTGCCAGTCTCAGCAATTAGGAAAGGCGAGGATTCGTGGTCTTTGGAGATAAGTGCTGGTGGCCTGGTCAGCGCTCTCTTAGGTATGTGGCCATATAGTACTTATTCTGTGTCTTTACCgttttagttttatcattttcagGGTAAACTGTATCTGCTCCGAAATTTACATATGATTTAAACTGTAATTGGATTTTGAAAGTATACAATTGTTACATTTTTGGGATGAACTTGGCCCACTAATTTACAAAGAATTATCTAACACCACAAGTTCTTTAAACAAAGGTGTGAAGGAGTTTGAGGCGAGATGGATAGGTTGGGCTGGTGTCAATGTGCCAGATGAGATTGGACAAAAGGCACTTACAAAAGCTTTGGCTGAAAAGGTACTTTAGTTTTTCCATTTCAATGTTAGAAGTAACTTTTGCATTTACCTTTGTGCTGTTTCATCACtagattttacttttttttttctcttgcttGTTACCTGTGTTGCAGAGGTGTATCCCAGTATTTCTTGATGAagagattgtgcatcaatattacAATGGCTATTGCAATAACATTCTGTGGCCCCTTTTTCATTACCTTGGACTTCCACAAGAAGACCGCCTTGCTACCACACGGAGTTTCCAATCTCAGTTTGAAGCATATCAGAAAGCAAATCAAATGTTTGCTGATGTTGTAAATAAGCACTATGAAGAGGGTGATGTTGTTTGGTGCCATGATTACCATCTTATGTTTCTTCCACAATGCTTAAAGAATTATAACCACAAAATGAAAGTTGGCTGGTTTCTGCATACCCCATTTCCATCTTCTGAAATTCACAGGACATTGCCATCTCGCTCAGAACTCTTGCATGCTGTTCTTGCAGCTGATTTGGTTGGGTAAATTGCAGTTTGCTCCtttatttaagaatatatttttttattcctctaATTTTGTTACTTAAAAGAATGAGTTTGATATGGCCATGCAGCATGCTTTTGCAGTAAGATTGTTTCATGTAGCCCCTTGATGATTTTGGCATGGGGAATTGTGCATAAAACTCCTAGAGTGTATGGCTATATGCTTATTTGGCAATAAGTAAGAATTTTTACCTATGCTGAATTCGCTGTTGGGACAAGATAAACCCCTAGTTATGCATATGAGGTGGCAGTCAACCACCTAACTCTAGCATTTATTTAGGAGACCAAACTACAATTGATAGAAAATCAAGTTCCTCTGAACCGAAGAGATGCTAACGCTAGGACCACACTACGTCTTGTTCATCctatatatttttcaagaaGGGAGATTTACTCTTCTTTTGACTGCTTTTCGCATGCATCTTCAGTAACCTTCCCGAGTAATGAGTATACTTCATATAATAGAATTTCATGTAAGCTAACTTTTTAAAACAGTTTATGCTTACTCAATCATCTCCAGtcagtttttataaaaattgaaacatgaaCTTCCATGAGCCATGGAGATATTATGAAGTCGTACAGCATTGGTTCATTATTAATTTCCTTTCTGACTAATCAATGGGGGGATAAACCTAATAACTGCAGTTGAAATGTTGGTAGGTTCCTTTTTGAGGTCAAACCGGTGGTTAGAGGTATGCAAAACATGTGATTTGAAACAGTTTGATGGGGTCTGGTTTGATTTTAAACTAGTTGATGTGAAAGTATACTGCCTCAATAACCGTGTTGAAATGACAGTATACTGCCTCTATGACTCTGCAGATTCTAATATTTTCAGTTTAGTTTGACACTCCTCTCATTTCTTAGGCTCTAAACTTTGTGATTCCTTTTATGCTAGATGTTGTATTTTCCAGtttaatcattttctttttcttatgttGCCATTGCTGCTGACTTGGATAAGTGTAATTTTTGTTGAGTAGTTTTCACACGTACGATTATGCACGGCATTTTGTCAGTGCATGTACACGCATTCTTGGACTTGAGGGCACACCTGAAGGGGTTGAGAATCAGGGGAAGCTGACTCGAGTTGCAGCAGTATGTCCTAaagaaattaatctttaatGCTCATGCTTCATAtgtaaattcaaaattagttaTTGAAATTTTTACAACAAACTTTCATATAACAGTCTGATTGGAACTATTCTTCTCTATATTTAACCAATTAACATGATGAGCTTAAAATTACAACTATTTATTTACTTCTTTTACCCCTGTATGTCAGTTTCCAATAGGTATAGACTCAGAACGATTCATACGTGCACTTGACCTTCCTCAAGTCAAGGATCACATCAAAAAATTACAAGAGAGATTTAATGGAAGAAAGGTGCATCTTTTGCTTTGCATTAACTGCTTCTTTTGGTTATACTTATATCTTATATTGTATTCTACATCTAGGTCCTATTAATTGAGATTGTctcttaatttataatttttcttttataaattacagATTATACGTAGTAATGAAAACTTGGGAGAAATTACATACTATAAAGAATTATAGATATGGAATTAGATGATTTTCACCGGAGTAAATTGTTATCATTTGAAACAAATTAGATAGAAAGGAGACAGAGAAAGCACTCTAGGGGGTAACTATTGCCAGCCAGTGGCCACAAAGAACCATCatccttataatttatttttatagaatcATGGGAAATGCAACATGACCTCAGTCCTTTTGCTATACACATAATTATTCATCATTAGTTACCCCCATTATTCAACTTATGGGTCCCTCTAGATAGATTTTGCTTAATTAGTTTTGGGGTCTAATTTCTGAAATATCTACAGTTTTAATTTATTGGTTGTTATAGCCAATTTTTACCTGTTAGAATCTCCATTTGCTAGATTTGCAATGACTTGTGTTTTCCTCATGTTAATATAACTAAAACCCAGCCTTATTTCAATCAATAGGGGAGGTTGGATACAATGATGGATTCAAGGGAGGGCAATCATTGGCCCTAGCCTCCACTTACTCCATTGGgtttatataaaattacttaAGATATATGAGTTTGAAATAAGAACAACTATGCtgagagaaattttttttatataggctTTGTATATACAAGTTTGAGTTCACATACACAATGAAAGGGCATATTTAATTGCTTCTCACACTTCCAACAAAGATGTATTACATACTCCcacttttctttttaacattgtcattcaaacaaatttagtataaaataaacaaatacacTTTACTATTTGTATTATCATCATTTTCTACAGATTATCTTACTAatttaaagggaaaaaatatacaaattctttaattttttattttttaaacattaattaatgttgtaataaaaatttaaattatttgtgttgtattaaaaaaaacttaataaagatatttgtatgtgtgtgtgtgtgtattgttTTGCATAATTGGTCCTTCCCTTCAACATCTCTTGGATCCATCCCTGGTTGGATACATGCATCAATGATGCCATCATTCTTTATCATGAaccaaaattttagaaaaaacaaaGCATTCACATCAAGGTCTTGTTTAATGGTTTCTTGTAAAGTTCTCTTCAGTCTCACTCTACCCTTTTCAGTCAGACTATCTTCCATTCCAATTTTCTCATAGGACCCTCTATATCTGTTGGTCTTCTCAATCTTCAGATGACCAAATCACTTGCATTCTTTTAACAGAAATGATTTAGGAGCAAACAGTTAGGCGTAACAAACTTATGCTTCTTGTGTCTTTCCTCTTTGTTAAAAACAAAATCTCATTTCTTATTACCAAATGAAGAGGGCTAAAATTATTGGGAGGTACCCTATCGTTTCTTAATCATATCCTTCTGCCATTTGTTTCTGTAGAAAGCTATCAGCATCAATCTGTGGCAACTATTTTCCATGCTATCACGTGTGGTATTAATAAGGATGcatgttctttttttctttattattttaaaaattttatttataaaaaatatgttgcatTCTTCCAGTAATTGGGCATTAATATAGGAGTGACTTTGTTATAAGATTGTATCTGTTTGGCATGACATGTCATGACATTCCCTTTTGGCCCGCCCTAAGAGCCAAGTGTTACTTTAATTTGGTTCTATACAATTTGACTAGCACTTAACCTTTTTCCTGGTTTGACAGGTAATGTTAGGTGTTGATCGCCTTGATATGATTAAAGGAATCCCTCAAAAAATTCTAGCATTTGAAaaatttttggaagaaaatcCTGGTTGGCATGATAAAGTTGTTCTGCTTCAAATTGCCGTGCCGACAAGAACAGATGTTCCTGAGTGTATGCTActtatattctttcttttttttcttgttccaTCTTTAGGATAGTAAGGAAAATAggctctatatatatatatatatatatatatatatatatatatatatatatatatatatattcctgtTGTTTCAAGAATTGGAAGATCAATTTTCTGTTTATATGAAAGGAAAATCTATTAGGTAGAGATGCAACAGTGGTTTTATATTCCTGACAGTTTGGGACAGTTTTCCGGTGGGAATATGCTTAACTGGTGCTGTGACCaactttacaaaaaatattaagcaGTTTATAAGGATGCCCAACATCcgaagaataattttatatcttcaGCAGCCATCACTTGcccataattttttcttttttatttcttgcataTTTACAGATCAAAAGCTTACTAGCCAGGTCCATGAAATTGTTGGTCGCATCAATGGCAGATTTGGAACACTGACTGCTGTTCCCATACATCACCTGGTGCGTTCTTAAGACCGTGATCATCTGATGATCGATTATATCA
Above is a window of Glycine soja cultivar W05 chromosome 12, ASM419377v2, whole genome shotgun sequence DNA encoding:
- the LOC114380362 gene encoding alpha,alpha-trehalose-phosphate synthase [UDP-forming] 1-like isoform X3; translated protein: MVGFQSDHMPGNKCNGNSNSFPVPDRHERLMRGRELRKSSRASPDSNSISNVGSEIFEHDLRLREDNNSAAPIVERYLEGVAAAAAAARGERKDGRPFRQRLLVVANRLPVSAIRKGEDSWSLEISAGGLVSALLGVKEFEARWIGWAGVNVPDEIGQKALTKALAEKRCIPVFLDEEIVHQYYNGYCNNILWPLFHYLGLPQEDRLATTRSFQSQFEAYQKANQMFADVVNKHYEEGDVVWCHDYHLMFLPQCLKNYNHKMKVGWFLHTPFPSSEIHRTLPSRSELLHAVLAADLVGFHTYDYARHFVSACTRILGLEGTPEGVENQGKLTRVAAFPIGIDSERFIRALDLPQVKDHIKKLQERFNGRKVMLGVDRLDMIKGIPQKILAFEKFLEENPGWHDKVVLLQIAVPTRTDVPEYQKLTSQVHEIVGRINGRFGTLTAVPIHHLDRSLDFHALCALYAITDVALVTSLRDGMNLFAGAAQSLGAGAILVNPWNITEVATAISKALNMPSAEREKRHKHNYEHVKTHTAQEWAETFVSELNDTVVEAQIRTNQVPPRLPTETAVECYLQSNNRLLILGFNGTLTEPIEREGDRFKERELTVHPELKQPLAELCSDPKTTVVVLSGSCRTVLDENFKEYDIWLAAENGMFLNPSKGEWMTTMPEQLNMEWVDSVKHVFDYFTDRTPRSYFEEREASLVWSYRHADVEFGRLQARDMLQHLWTGPISNASVEVVQGSRSVEVRAANVTKGAAIDRILGEIVHSKSMTTPIDYVLCIGHFLTKQDEDIYAFFEPELPRSKVTEGVKFPVERVSSSQNKGQRPVSNSEKKTNNHVCRLPRRPAPEKISWNVLDLKKENYFSCAVGRTQTNARYTLASPDEVVAFLKELHTLSQS